In Magnetococcales bacterium, the genomic window TCGTAGTCGCATACTGGGCCCGGGGCCGGATGGAGAAGCGGCGGCAATCCCTGGAAGAATCGTTGCATCAATCCGGGAAAAATGCCCCGACCTGGTTGGCGTGGCTGCGTCACGAGATGGCGGCCAGCATCATGAAACTTGCCCCCCCCCCCCCCCCTGAGTCCGATAAGATCACTCGATGGATGGTCAACCATCTTTTCGGCCAGGATACGGAATATATGCCGGCTGCCGCCGAAAGAATTCCGGCCGCTTCCTCCGTGTTCTGGCCGGGGAAAATCGCCCCGTGGGTTATATTCCTTCGCCTTGTTCCCGGTCAAAGATCGCGGCTTGGACAACACCTTCAAGTTTTGGCTGGAGTGGAGAAGGAGCGACTAAAACGTTTTGGAGGGAAATGGATTAAGTTCAGGAAAGAATTGACAAACGAAGAGCGCTACTTGGCGCGCGACTTGGCGCGCGACTGGGCGCGCGACTGGGCGCGCGACTGGGCGCGCGACTGGGCGCGCGCCCTCGACTTATCAGAGAACAAGTCGAACCATTTGACCTTCATAGTTGGAGAATTCTTCTCCCCCAGCCGCGTCAGCCCCCGGTCCATCCTCTCTACCGTGGTTAAACAACTCCTTCCCGACACCCCTCCCGAATGGCAACCGGAAATGCGCCTGTTCGGGGCAGCCTGCCGTCTTTCCTTCGATCAAAACGGCGATCCGGAACCCTTTAAAGAAGCCTTGGCGGAATACGACCGCACCCGAAAAAACGACCTTCCCCTGTGGCCTACTCTGGCCCGGCTTGTGGCGCGGCAGTTGACCGAGGAGGATCGGCGGTATCTGGATGAGACCATCCGCCATCCCGAAACACTCCCGGCCCCCTATGCCGAGGCGGTCCGGTACTGGCTCCGTGGCGACATTCTCCTCCTGGACGACAGCGAAACGACCCTGGACGCCCTTCTTGGTGTCGAACTGCCCTATTGGGAGGAGATGCCGGACGAGTTGGATATCGACTGGGAGAAGGAAGGGGATGAATCGTGAAAGGAACACAAGACATGAAATTTATTTTTTTTATTATCATGCTGTTATTTTCATGGCCCGCCCTGGCCGAGCCGGTCGCGGTGGCGGTCGCGGCCAATTTTACCGCGCCGGCCAAGGTGATCGCCGCCCATTTTGAAAAAAAGACGGGTCATCGGGTCACCCTGTCGTTCGGCGCCTCGGGAAAATTCCACACCCAGATCAAAAACGGCGCCCCCTTCGCGGTCCTGCTGTCCGCCGATACACAAACCCCGGAAAAACTGGAACAAGAGGGCATCGCCGTCACTGGAAGCCGTTTCACCTATGCCATTGGCCGCCTGGTCCTGTGGTCGGCAATGCCTGGATTGGTCGATGACCGTGGCGAACTGTTGAAAAAAGGATCGTTCAAACACCTGGCCATCGCCGACCCGAAACTGGCCCCCTACGGCGTTGCCGCCATGGAAACCCTGTCCGCCCTGGGGATCGTCGAGACCTTGCGTCCCCGGTTTGTCCAGGGAGAAAACATTTCCCAGACCTTTCAGTTTGTCTCTTCGGGCAATGCGGCGGTGGGATTTGTCGCCCTGTCCCAGGTCACGAAGGATGGGAAGATCGGAGAGGGGTCCGCCTGGATCGTCCCCGAGACGCTCCATCAACCGTTGCGTCAGGATGCGGTGCTCCTGAAACAGGGGGAAAACAATGCCGCCGCCCGCGCCTGGATGGATCATCTCAAGGGAGAACAGGCCCGGGAGATCATCCGCTCCTTCGGCTATGAGTTTTGATCCGCCATGCTTGACGCCGACGACCTGGCGGCCATCCGCCTGACCCTGGAACTGGCGACCATGACCACCGTGGTTCTCCTGCTGTTGGGTACGCCTCTGGCGTGGTGGCTGTCGCGGACCCGGAGCCGCTGGAAGGGACCTTTGGAAGCGGTGGTATCCCTGCCCCTGGTGCTGCCGCCAACGGTACTTGGTTTTTATCTGTTGATCACCATGGGTCCCCATGGCCCGATCGGCGCATTGACCCGGACCCTCGGACTGGGACACCTTCCCTTCACCTTTCCCGGCCTGGTCGTCGCATCGGTGATCTATTCGCTCCCCTTCGTGGTGCAACCGATCCAGAACGCCTTCGAGGCGATAGGGGAAGGTCCCATGGAGGTGGCCGCTACCCTGAGGGCTTCGCCGCTCGATGCCTTTTTCACCGTGGCCCTGCCACTGGCGCGACCGGGCATTCTGACCGCGGCCATTCTGGGATTTGCCCATACGGTCGGGGAATTCGGGGTAATCCTGATGATGGGGGGGAATATTCCCGGAGTGACCCGGGTGGTGTCGGTGCAGATCTATTCACGGGTGGAGGCGATGGAATACACCCATGCCCATTGGCTTTCGGGTGGGCTGGTCGTTTTTGCCTTTTTTGTCCTGCTTGCGCTTCAGAGGCTCAAAGGAACCCATGCGCCGCGGCGACTCCGCCCATGATGGCGATGACGCTGCCGATCAGCAGGACAATATGGAGGTAGTGCATGACGGGAAAAACCCGCCTGGAGCCACGGGGGGAGATTTTGCCGACCATCCGGGGCAGGACGAAGGGTTCGATGATGAAAAGCATGATCGAAAACAGGATCCAGATGCCGATCATTGCATGCAACCACCACTGGGAGCCTTGAAAAATCTGCGACCATCCGTCACGGCTGTGGATCATGAAGGCGCCGCTGGCCGCGGTCATGGCGGTGGTGAACCGGGCCTGACGGGCGAATCGTCGTTCGAATTCGTGAAATATTTTGAAGGGTTCACTCTCCTTGTCCATTCCCCGGAGGGCAGGAATCATTACCGTGGTGACCATGGCGACGCCGCCGATCCAGAAGACGACGCAGACGACATGTATGATGCGGGCTATGATGTGCGGTTCCATTGTGACCTGCGGTTTTTTGTGTTGCCGGGGCGTTGCCCCGGACCCCACCAGGGGCGTTGCCCCTGGACCCCACCAGGGGGATGATCCCCCTGGACCCGCAATCGTTTATCGGCGCCATTTTTGCGGTCCGTCGTAGGCGGCCAGGGTGGAAATCTGTTTCAGCGAGATCAACGGCCCCCCCAGACTGCCATATTCAAGCGAACTGTCGCTAGAGGATTCTGTTTTTTCAAGATTGCCATAATCCATCCGCACCATGACTGCCCCGGAAAGATCCGCCTTGCGCAGATCGGTCTGGCGGATGGAAGAGCGGGAAAGGTCGGCCCCCTGAAGACGGGCACCCTGAAAATTGGCCAGACTCAATTGCGCCGCCGTCAGGCGGGAACGGTTGAGCCAGGCATATTGCAGCCGGGCCATGCTCAGATCGGCATTGGTCAGGTTGGCCCCGGAAAGATCGGCGCTCTGAAAGGAGGCCCGCGCCAGATGGGCCCGCGTCAGATTGGCCAACACCAGATTGGCATCCTTGAGGTCGGCGCTCCACAGGTTGGTCCCGGTCAGATTGGCCCGCTTGAGGTTGGCAGCCCTGAGGTCGGCGTTGGCGAGAAACCGCCCCGACAGATCGGCCCCCGACAAATCGCAGCGGCGGCATTGATTGGTTCTCAATAATTGTTCCAAATCATCCCGATCATAGGCCCGCCCCAGCGTCGGCGTCCAGACGGCGATCCCCGCCAGAAGGATCAACCAGGAATGTTTGATCATGGGTTTCTCCCAGTTGCGGTTTAAGACAGGGAAACAGGATTCAATGTTTCCTCCAGTCATGTCGGTCGGAATCGGGGTCGGGTGAATGGAAAAGTTGCGGTGCGGCGATGCGACGAAGGTTCGCTGGTGAAGGTTACAATCCGGGCTGGATTTCAAGGCGGAAAAAAGTTTTCAGTGCCGCCACGCCCCGGTCCCTGGTCTGGACGAAGGCATCATTGTGTCGTCCGCCGATGGCCAGAAGGTGTTTTCGGCAGGTGGCGCGATCGTAAAGACGTTGGGCATGGTGAAAGGGAATGAGTGTGTCTTCGGTGCTGTGGACGATGAACAGGGGATCGACGATCGCGCCGATGCGTGCCAGATTGTCGATCTGGATCCGGGCCAGAAGGCGTACTGGAAGCCATGGATAATGATCGACCCCAAGATCGGGAATCGAGGTGAAGGTCCCCTCCAGAACCACCCCGACCGGGCGATAACGCCCCGCCAGCCACGTCGCCACCCCACCCCCCAGGGAGTGTCCGTAGAGGAGAATGTTTTTCCCCGCGATGCCACGTTGGGAGACCAGGTAACGCCACACCGTATCGCCATCGGCCAGCATGCGCTCTTCGTCCGGGGTTCCCTCGCTGTCGCCATACCCCCGATAGTCGAACAGAACAATGCTCCCCCCCAACGGACGCAAAAACAGGACATGTTGCGCCAGATGGTGCATCGAAACACCGTTCCCATGGCAGAACAATACGACAAAACGCTCGTGCGCCCCCGGGATCCACCAGGCGTGAAGCCGTTTTTCACCGTCGTCGATGACCAGAGGTTCGTAATCCAGCCCCCAGTCGCGCGGCGATTCTTCCCCTTTGCGGCCAGGAAGAAAAACCTTTCGATGCTGGGTCACGAAAAGGCGGAGGCAGGCGAACCCATAGACGATCACCCCGGATAAAATCACGCTCCCCAACCAAAACGATTCATTCATGATACCGTGCCAGAAAACCATCGAGGCGTTCCAACAGTTTTTTCAATCCCGGATCATCGACCAGTTTCACCGCCTTGCCGATCCCGAACCAGCGCCGTTCCCGTTGCGATTCGAGCCAGCGATCCAACGTTCGTTCCACGAACATGACATAGACATCCACGGTGCAAACGCCGCCCCATTTCTTGTAGCGATACCTGCCGATGGAATGGGGCAGGGTCCGTCCCAGGATTCCCGCCTCTTCCAGTGCTTCCTTGGCGGCGGAATCGGCGGGGGTGTATTTTTTTTCCACGATTCCCTTGGGGACGATCCAGCGTTTTTTCTTTCGCGAGGTGATCAACAGCACTTCCAACCCGTCCTTGCCGATATGGACGGGAATGACGGCGGATTGCCGGTAGAAAGCGTCGGGTTTGTCTCGGGCCATGGCGGATCTTTCAGCGTTTCTGAAAAGAAGTCTCTCGAAGTCAATGACGCGCCGGTCGGGCATCACGAATCACCAATTGAACCCGTTCACGTCCCTGATAACGGTTGATGCCCAAGGACCCCGCGACATCCAATCGTCCCCCCCCCGAGATCATCCCCGTCCCCAATGGTCCGGGAAAAACGTTGAAGGCAATGGCATCGAGGGTATTGTCGTCGAGATCGGCCAGATGGCATTTCAAATGCCGTTCTTTCAGGACGCGGGGTCCGGTCACACGAACGTTCTCGAAGACGAATACCGGTTCCGGATTGCCGCGACCGAAAGGTTGCATCCGTTCCAACCGTGCCACCGATTCAAAGGAAAACTCGTTCAAGCGCGTGACGCCATCGACGAGCAGGGCCATTTGAAACACCTCCTCCGGAGTGTTCTCGGCGAGAAAACGGTTGAAGGCTGCCGTGAACGGCGGCAATTGTTCCTGTCTGATGGTCAACCCCGCCGCGGCGTGATGCCCGCCAAACGCCAGCAGGAAGGAGCTGCATGCGTCGATCGCCTGCAACAGGTTGACGCCTGGAATCGAACGGGCCGAACCTTTGCCGATCCCCTGCTCGTCCAGCGCGATGACGATGGTTGGCCGATGGGTTTTTTCGGCGATGCGGGAAGCGACGATCCCGACCACGCCTGGGTGCCAGCCACGGTCGGCCAGCACATGGCCATGGATCGATTGTTCCGGTGGCAGGAGTGTCATTTGCGCGAAGGCCTGTCGCTGTATTTTTTCCTCGATGGTCTGGCGTTCCCGGTTGGCCTGTTCCAGGAAGCGGGCGATTTCCATGGCCTGTTGCGGGTCATCGGTCGCCAGCAGTTCCGCGCCGAGACGCCCCCGGCTCAACCGCCCCCCCGCGTTGATCCGGGGACCGATCTGGAATCCCACCTGACCGGCGCTGAGCCGCCCGGAAAGGCGGGCCAATTCCTGCAATGCCCGCAATCCGGCGTGTCGGGTGTGTTCGGTTGCCATCAGGCCGACCTTGACCATGATCCGGTTGAGGCCCATCAGGGGGGCCATGTCGGCGATGGTCCCCACGGCCACCAGATCCAGCAACGATTTCAGGTCCGGTTGGGGCCGGGCCTCGGAGAAAAACCCCCGTTCGCGCAACACCCGATTCAACGCCATGACCAGATAGAACGCAACCCCGACCCCGGCCAATTCCTTGTGGGCAAACGATTCGTCCAGACGGTTGGGATTGATGACCGCAACCGCCTTTGGCAAGGTTTCCCGGGGCAGGTGATGGTCGGTGACGATGACATCCATTCCCAACGAATGCGCCATTGCGACCGCGTCATGAGCGGTGATGCCACAATCCACGGTGACCACCAGCGTCACCCCTTCGGCGGCCAGGAAGCGCATCGCGGCATCGTTGGGTCCGTATCCCTCGACCAGACGGTCGGGCACATAAAGCAGGAGCTCCACCCCGAGGGCACGGAAATAACGGATCAACAAGGCGGACGAGGTGGCGCCATCGACATCGTAATCACCGAAAACCGCGATCCGCTCCCGCCGTTCCAGGGCCGTGACGATCCGCGATACCCCTTTGTCCATGTCCAGCAATCCCATGGGATCGGCCAACATGGCCAACCGGGGTTCGAGAAAGCACTGTATTTCCTCCAGGTCCATCAACTGGCGGTCGGCGAGAATGCCCGAGAAAAACGCTTCCAGCCCCGCTTCCCCGGCCAACAGCCGATGGCGC contains:
- a CDS encoding NUDIX hydrolase; its protein translation is MARDKPDAFYRQSAVIPVHIGKDGLEVLLITSRKKKRWIVPKGIVEKKYTPADSAAKEALEEAGILGRTLPHSIGRYRYKKWGGVCTVDVYVMFVERTLDRWLESQRERRWFGIGKAVKLVDDPGLKKLLERLDGFLARYHE
- the modA gene encoding molybdate ABC transporter substrate-binding protein; this encodes MKFIFFIIMLLFSWPALAEPVAVAVAANFTAPAKVIAAHFEKKTGHRVTLSFGASGKFHTQIKNGAPFAVLLSADTQTPEKLEQEGIAVTGSRFTYAIGRLVLWSAMPGLVDDRGELLKKGSFKHLAIADPKLAPYGVAAMETLSALGIVETLRPRFVQGENISQTFQFVSSGNAAVGFVALSQVTKDGKIGEGSAWIVPETLHQPLRQDAVLLKQGENNAAARAWMDHLKGEQAREIIRSFGYEF
- the recJ gene encoding single-stranded-DNA-specific exonuclease RecJ → MRGPLSFSRKLWKTRTDPSERHRLLAGEAGLEAFFSGILADRQLMDLEEIQCFLEPRLAMLADPMGLLDMDKGVSRIVTALERRERIAVFGDYDVDGATSSALLIRYFRALGVELLLYVPDRLVEGYGPNDAAMRFLAAEGVTLVVTVDCGITAHDAVAMAHSLGMDVIVTDHHLPRETLPKAVAVINPNRLDESFAHKELAGVGVAFYLVMALNRVLRERGFFSEARPQPDLKSLLDLVAVGTIADMAPLMGLNRIMVKVGLMATEHTRHAGLRALQELARLSGRLSAGQVGFQIGPRINAGGRLSRGRLGAELLATDDPQQAMEIARFLEQANRERQTIEEKIQRQAFAQMTLLPPEQSIHGHVLADRGWHPGVVGIVASRIAEKTHRPTIVIALDEQGIGKGSARSIPGVNLLQAIDACSSFLLAFGGHHAAAGLTIRQEQLPPFTAAFNRFLAENTPEEVFQMALLVDGVTRLNEFSFESVARLERMQPFGRGNPEPVFVFENVRVTGPRVLKERHLKCHLADLDDNTLDAIAFNVFPGPLGTGMISGGGRLDVAGSLGINRYQGRERVQLVIRDARPARH
- the modB gene encoding molybdate ABC transporter permease subunit — encoded protein: MLDADDLAAIRLTLELATMTTVVLLLLGTPLAWWLSRTRSRWKGPLEAVVSLPLVLPPTVLGFYLLITMGPHGPIGALTRTLGLGHLPFTFPGLVVASVIYSLPFVVQPIQNAFEAIGEGPMEVAATLRASPLDAFFTVALPLARPGILTAAILGFAHTVGEFGVILMMGGNIPGVTRVVSVQIYSRVEAMEYTHAHWLSGGLVVFAFFVLLALQRLKGTHAPRRLRP
- a CDS encoding pentapeptide repeat-containing protein, which translates into the protein MIKHSWLILLAGIAVWTPTLGRAYDRDDLEQLLRTNQCRRCDLSGADLSGRFLANADLRAANLKRANLTGTNLWSADLKDANLVLANLTRAHLARASFQSADLSGANLTNADLSMARLQYAWLNRSRLTAAQLSLANFQGARLQGADLSRSSIRQTDLRKADLSGAVMVRMDYGNLEKTESSSDSSLEYGSLGGPLISLKQISTLAAYDGPQKWRR
- a CDS encoding alpha/beta fold hydrolase yields the protein MNESFWLGSVILSGVIVYGFACLRLFVTQHRKVFLPGRKGEESPRDWGLDYEPLVIDDGEKRLHAWWIPGAHERFVVLFCHGNGVSMHHLAQHVLFLRPLGGSIVLFDYRGYGDSEGTPDEERMLADGDTVWRYLVSQRGIAGKNILLYGHSLGGGVATWLAGRYRPVGVVLEGTFTSIPDLGVDHYPWLPVRLLARIQIDNLARIGAIVDPLFIVHSTEDTLIPFHHAQRLYDRATCRKHLLAIGGRHNDAFVQTRDRGVAALKTFFRLEIQPGL